The genome window TGAACTTATGTTATTGGACTGACCCTCAAATCTTATTCTACAACAACTCTCGATCCAATAAGAGTAACCAATAGTTTTGTTATTGTAAATAGCTCTAAAAGTATTTACGAGGATGTTGTCCTGGACACCTATAAAAATTTTCCCCGACTAGACCAAAGTAATATTTATTGATTAGCCTACATGAATATTACTTCCAAACTCTGCCCCTAATAATACCTATGATCCAAAATCCATTTCCATTTGATTTGATGGATGAATAGATTTAGGTAGCTCACACACATTGAAagttaggggaaaaaaaagaagcacagtccataattaatttatttgggGTAGTAGCCGCACATGATAAGCCCTGACAAAAGGATTTTATAAATTTTACTtgcaaattaattttctttggaCAAGTCCAAGTATTTTTTTAACCTGGTAGACTCTATTTGCTTGACGGAACCGTGTGGGTAATTCCACGTGACAAGCACGTGTCGTATTGATAAGCGAAAGACCAGAACATTttcatagaaaaataaatttgggACCCAACCTTTCAAGATCTATAGAGAAATCATACGAGTTGGTACTAGAAAGTTAAGAGAATTCCATAGGCTGAATTGTCCCACTTGATTAACTTAGAAAAACGTGGATGTGGGCCCATGTGTATTTGTCTAACTTGTTCAACACATTGCGtttggtcaaaaaaaaaatattcaattggGTTGTGTGTTACCTATCATCGCATTACGATAACTTCGAAACTAAAATTACATAGAGTTGCTTCCGTTTTTGATACAACTTGATTGATCATATTTTAAACGTtaaaacatgaatttttttttcaattatacattcaattaattttattatttcatttatatttgtacaaaaataaattcaagaaacattaattaatattaatgaaaaatatataatgtTACCATCATCTCGCCCAAACATTTTTTATACTACAACTCACCCCACCTTACCACAATTTCAAAACTCGTCTCACCTCACCACGTAACATCAAAGCgcaacacaatcacaaaccGATCAATAGATACATACTATAATAATATCACACCACATATGAATCCAAATCCAAGCTAACTCTCAAACGGCAAGTAATCctggtttttttctttctttttctgtagCAATCGAGTTTAGGTCCACCGCCCAAATCCAATATGCTATAAATAATCTCACACCGCATATGAATCTCAAACGGCAAgtaatctttctttcttttttttttttctttttttgctagCAATTGACTTTATGCACACTATGACACTACCCGTGCCTTATTATTCTTTGTATTTTAACAAAAAGGCAAAAAGTCTCGCAGTCGCAGAGGCGTACACGAATCAGAGCAAGGAAAGCAAACAGAGGACTTTTACGCAGTACATGGCAACAGCAGCCCCAACACCAGCGGCAATGGCCACCGCCAGTCAGACACCACCGTTCGATCATCTCAAAGCGATCAAAGCCTTCGAAGATACCAAGATGGGAGTCAAAGGACTCGTCGACTCCGGTATCACCTCTATCCCTCCCTTCTTCATTTTCCCACCCCAAACCCTTTCGGACTTGAAACCGAATCCCTCCGCCCGACCTGACGTCAATGGTATCCCTACCGTCGATCTATCCGAGAAAAGGCCTTCTGTTGTCTCGCAAATCGCGCGTGCTTGTCGCGAACTGGGTTTCATCCAGATTGTCAATCATGGAATTCCTTTGGAGGTTATGGACCAAACAATCGAAGCTGTTAAGGGATTTCATGAGCAGCCGCCGGAGATGAAGGCCCCGCTGTACGGCCGGAGTCCGGGAACGGGCGTAAATTTCTTTTCTAATGTCGATTTGTTTCAATCTAAAGCAGCAAGTTGGAGGTAAATAATAATTCTTCAAtttatcttctctttttttttttttcttttcgtaATTCAATCAATTAAGAGTCCTTGAATTATGTATATAATTCTCGATTGTTGCTTAGTCTTTCAGATTGAATGAGTGTTGTGAAATGTTAATTGTTCTTTTGTTCTTGACAATGAATTAATAATCCATTTTGTTTCATTGGAACAAACGCGGAGGAGAAACAATGTGTTTTTAACCTGAATTAGTAGTGGACTCTTATATACTGggatttatttgaaaagaaaatcatgCTTGTCAGTTGATGGTATTGTTTACTTGAACTTTTTTCAATTCTAAAGTCATCTGTGAAAATACTGTAAAGAAGTCTTCTCTTGGGTGTTGGGAGTGTAAATATTGAATTACGAATTGATCTTTTTTGTGGTAGGGATACTTTGCAGGTTAGGCTAGGTCCAGATCCAGCACCTGCGGTGTCACATCTCCCGGAGATATGTAGGAATGAGATTGTGGAATGGAACTTAGCAGTCAAAAAACTTGGAGAGCACTTGATGGAGCTGTTATGTGAGGGGTTAGGATTGGATAAAGGAAGGTTGAAAGAGATGATGTTCTTAGAATCACGAGTCATGGTCGGACACTACTATCCGCACTGTCCTCAACCAGATTTGACTCTCGGGATCACGTCTCATACAGACCCGGGAGTATTGACAATCCTTATGCAGAGCCAAATTGGTGGGTTGCAAATCAAGCACGGCGACGACTGGGTGGATGTCAAGCCCGTCCCAGGAGCACTTGTGATTAACATCGGAGACATACTTCAGGTAAAATGTCTGCTTGAGATGTAAATGGGGTTTGAGTTTTTGAAAACTAATATATTTTCTCTTGATTATGCTTTTCAGATTCTTTCAAACGATGAATATAAGAGTGTAGAGCATAGAGTGTTGGCTAATCCTTGCCGTGAACCACGAACTTCAGTTGGAGTTTTTTTCAACAGTATCAATAGAGATGGCTTGTTTGGACCATTCCCTGAGCTGACGTCGCCGGAGAAGCCTGCCGTTTATCGACAATTTGTATATATGGATTACTTGCAAAGGTTCTTCACAAAAGAGTTGGATGGCAGATCTTTGAAAGATTTTTATAGGCTGAAAGACACAGAGTTGGTGTAATGGACAGTAGTAGTATGTATCATGTAATCTTACGTTCAGACTATAAAACTGCCTTATGTTTATCTAAATCTAAGCCGATGGCTCTACATCGAGCGACATTTTCTCCGGGGGTGTAATGTTATCTTGGTTCGTTTGGGACAacggaaaaattgatttttaatgttattggaaaaactgtgaaaaatatgttagGCTTAAAACtgtttaaataaaatattataatattagttttttacttttatattaaaattaatctaataaatatattcttattaaaattaattttaagtattaattaataaatttttttaattattaattaataaatttttttttttactttaagtattaaaactgttaaaaTATGATTATAGTATtataatatgatttttaatcttcaatttaattaatcaaatataatttatatttaaaattaatttgaagtatttttttaattaatcaaattaattttcttacatttattgtatttttaatttatatttaattaatcaaataaattttgttacatttattgtatttttttaatttatcattacggattaaaattaaacacccataaaattaaaagtcttaaagtataaatattttatttatataaatgttaaattaaaagtattttatataattaaaagtaaaaaaaagagaagacaacATGGGGCCACACTGTAAAACTTAATCATCACGTGGGCCCcatctaaaaaaaatacattgcaGGGAAACGCTGCAAaagcttttttttaaaacaaatccGCTAATTCTGCTGCACGTTTGGTGTAGCGAAAACAAATAGAGTCCGCTACACCAAACAAGCAGATTA of Tripterygium wilfordii isolate XIE 37 chromosome 13, ASM1340144v1, whole genome shotgun sequence contains these proteins:
- the LOC120013556 gene encoding 1-aminocyclopropane-1-carboxylate oxidase homolog 4-like, which encodes MHTMTLPVPYYSLYFNKKAKSLAVAEAYTNQSKESKQRTFTQYMATAAPTPAAMATASQTPPFDHLKAIKAFEDTKMGVKGLVDSGITSIPPFFIFPPQTLSDLKPNPSARPDVNGIPTVDLSEKRPSVVSQIARACRELGFIQIVNHGIPLEVMDQTIEAVKGFHEQPPEMKAPLYGRSPGTGVNFFSNVDLFQSKAASWRDTLQVRLGPDPAPAVSHLPEICRNEIVEWNLAVKKLGEHLMELLCEGLGLDKGRLKEMMFLESRVMVGHYYPHCPQPDLTLGITSHTDPGVLTILMQSQIGGLQIKHGDDWVDVKPVPGALVINIGDILQILSNDEYKSVEHRVLANPCREPRTSVGVFFNSINRDGLFGPFPELTSPEKPAVYRQFVYMDYLQRFFTKELDGRSLKDFYRLKDTELV